The following is a genomic window from bacterium.
TGCTTTCGCATGCGGCTTGGCGCGACGGCACCTCCGCGCCCCGACAGTTGGGAGGGGTGCGTCTGCTCCACCGCCTCACGGGGGACGCAGGGTCGGGCGCCGGACCTTGCGAAAGTCTCCCCGGTGTCCCTGGAGGTGGGTGGATGTTCTACGGCATCTGCACCACGTGCGGGACGCAGCTTGCTCCGTCGGACCGCCGGCCTGTTCGTTGTCCGATCTGCGACGAGGAGCGCCAGTATGTCAACTGGCACGGGCAGGCTTGGGTCACCATGGAAGATCTGCGTCGCGACCACCGGAACGTGATCGGCGAAGAGGAACCGGGTCTGACCGGGATCCGAACCGAGCCGAGCTTCGCGATCGGCCAGCGCGCCCTCCTCGTGCAGACGCCGGCCGGCAACATTCTCTGGGACTGCGTGAGCCTGATCGATGACGAGACGGCGGAGACGGTGCGACGCCTCGGCGGCCTCGCGGGGATCGCGATCTCGCATCCGCACTACTATTCGTCGATGGTCGACTGGAGCGCGACGTTCGGGGGAGTTCCCATCTACCTGCACACCGCCGACCGAGCGTGGGTGATGCGTGCCGACTCGTCGATCGTGTACTGGGACGGAGACACCCTCGTCCTTCCGGGTGGGCTGACGCTCCTTCGCTGCGGCGGCCATTTCCCCGGGGCCGCTGTGCTCCACTGGCCCGGAGGCGCGGGCGGCCGCGGCGCGCTCCTGACGGGAGATACCCTGCAGGTGGTGCCAGATCGCCGGTGGGTCAGCTTCATGTATAGTTACCCAAACCTC
Proteins encoded in this region:
- a CDS encoding MBL fold metallo-hydrolase translates to MFYGICTTCGTQLAPSDRRPVRCPICDEERQYVNWHGQAWVTMEDLRRDHRNVIGEEEPGLTGIRTEPSFAIGQRALLVQTPAGNILWDCVSLIDDETAETVRRLGGLAGIAISHPHYYSSMVDWSATFGGVPIYLHTADRAWVMRADSSIVYWDGDTLVLPGGLTLLRCGGHFPGAAVLHWPGGAGGRGALLTGDTLQVVPDRRWVSFMYSYPNLIPLDAATVRRIARAVAGFRFDRIYGAFAGRVIASGAAAAVQRSADRYVRAVEG